The Amycolatopsis japonica nucleotide sequence CGTCTTCCCCACCCCGATCGGACCACTGACGAGCAACGGCACCTTGACCGGGCCGCTCGCGCCGATCATCTCCGCGGCGTCGGCCAGATCCCCTTCCCTGCCGACGAAAGTCCTCGATCCCATCGGCAGCTGGGCCGGACGGGCGAGCCGGATGACGCCGGATGCCAACGCGTGCACGCCATCCGGCGGTGCTTCGGCCTGCTGTGGCACGGACGCGCGTTCCTCGCGCACCTCCGCGCCGCCACCCGTCTGTCCCGCGACGCTCCGCCAACGCCGTTCCCACGCCGCGCGATCCCCACCGCACGCGGAGACGAACGCCAACGTCACGGCGAGCGTGGGCAACCGGTGGCCACTCGCCGCGCTGGACAGCACGGAAGGTGCGAACAGTGCCGTCCTGGCGAGTTCCCGGTAACTCGGGTTTCCCGCCCGGTTCCTCAAAACGCGCAGATCGTGAGCGAATGCGGCGATCGGACCAGTGGAGCCGTCCAACGGTCGCTCGGGTCTGCCCATGCCAACTCCTCCCCTGGATGGGGTAACGCAATCGCGCTGCGTGACCGTCATCCTTGCAGCCTTCCTGGCCACAACCCTAAAGGACCAATGAACGATGCAGCAGATACAAATAGGTGACTCAATGTACAAAGTCCAATAGTTGGACGCGGAAATTCACCCCCTTGGTGGCACCGGATAGGGTTCGCCCATGTCTGACCCCCTGCCGCCACTCGCCGAACTCCGGCGAGCCGCCGAAGTGTTCAACGGCTTCACGAATGTGGACGCCTCATGGCTTCGACTCGTGGAAGAAACGCAGTCCGCGATCGACCTGTCACAGCCCGCACATCGCACAATTCTTCTTCGCTGGCTCAACTCGTGGGGATGCCGGATCCGGTACCCGCGGGAAGGCGAGCCCGCGCCGTTCGACGACGGGGTCCTGGCCTGGTGGGAGACCTGGAGCGCCACGCTGCCCACCGCCGACCTCGTCGACCTGACCGACGAGGGGATCGACAGCGCCGCGAAGGCGTACGCGGACCTCGCGGGTGTCGCCGTCTCAGCGGGACGGACGAGGCGTACGCTGGGCCCGACCGCCGCGGCCAAGGCACTGTATGCGTTGCGGCCCAACACGATCATGCCGTGGGACGCCGCCATCGCGGCGACCCTCCACGGCGCGCGTGACGGCGCCGCGTTCGGAAGGCATCTGCGACTCGGCCGCGCGTGGGCCGCCGCGGTGACCGCGGAGGCGGGAGACGGCGGGGCGGAGATCCCCGCCCTGATGGGCAGGCCCGTGTCACTGGCGAAGATCCTCGACGAGTACCTCTACGTCGCCTTCACCATGGGCGCCAAGGGTGACTGGGGCACGGACAGCGGAGAATGGTGGAAAAATGGTAACCGGGGATGACGTCAGAGAGATCGTTTCGGGGCTGCCCCGCGCCTATGAGGCGCTGGTCCGGGACCGGGCGAAGTTCCGCGTGGGGCGAATCGTCTTCCTTTCGCTCTCACCCGACGAAACCGTGATGGGATTCGGCTATCCCAAAGAAGAGCGGGAAGCGCTGGTGGCGGGCGAGCCGGACAAGTTCATGATGCCGATTCCCTCCGATATGCGCTATCAGTGGGTCCGCGCCCGGCTGTCCGCGCTCGATTACGAAGAGTTACGAGAGCTGATCGTCGACTCGTGGCGAATGTGCGTCCCGAAGAAGGTCTGGGCCGAATACCTCGAAAAGAACCCGAGCTGAACTGCTCCTTTCGGCGTGCGCCGTTCAGCCCCCTCGATTGCCCTTTTCGGTCCCGTGAATTGCGGGTTCGCGTGATTGAACGGACGACACACGTGATCAGATGGACGACACACGCGAACTCCGTCCAGTCACGCGTGTCGTCCCTCCAGTCACGCGTGTCGTCCGTCTGATCACGCGAGTTCCGGGGCCAAGCACGCGTGAAGGCCCCTTCCCTC carries:
- a CDS encoding MmcQ/YjbR family DNA-binding protein, with the translated sequence MVTGDDVREIVSGLPRAYEALVRDRAKFRVGRIVFLSLSPDETVMGFGYPKEEREALVAGEPDKFMMPIPSDMRYQWVRARLSALDYEELRELIVDSWRMCVPKKVWAEYLEKNPS